In Mongoliitalea daihaiensis, one DNA window encodes the following:
- the leuD gene encoding 3-isopropylmalate dehydratase small subunit, producing the protein MAYDKFNVLTSRVVPLSAENVDTDQIIPARFLKATEREGFGDNLFRDWRYDVEGNPKPDFVLNDPTFSGKILLAGRNFGSGSSREHAVWALYDYGFRCVVSSFFADIFKNNCLNIGVLPVTVSPAFAQSLFDAVETDPSVEVTVDIDQQTITLTSTGASESFDINVYKKENMKNGFDDIDYLLNMQEEIREFELKG; encoded by the coding sequence ATGGCATACGATAAATTTAATGTATTGACCAGTCGGGTAGTTCCTTTGTCGGCTGAAAATGTAGATACGGATCAAATTATTCCCGCCCGCTTCTTGAAAGCAACTGAGCGGGAAGGGTTTGGAGATAATCTCTTCCGCGATTGGAGATACGATGTGGAGGGAAATCCTAAGCCGGACTTTGTTCTCAATGATCCTACCTTTTCAGGAAAAATCCTCTTGGCAGGTAGAAACTTCGGTTCAGGCTCCAGCCGGGAACATGCGGTATGGGCTCTCTATGATTACGGATTTCGATGTGTAGTTTCCTCTTTCTTTGCTGATATTTTCAAAAACAACTGTCTCAACATCGGTGTACTTCCTGTCACGGTCAGCCCTGCTTTTGCTCAAAGCTTGTTTGATGCAGTGGAAACAGACCCTTCTGTAGAAGTCACAGTGGATATAGACCAACAAACTATTACACTGACTTCGACCGGAGCATCAGAGTCTTTTGATATCAATGTCTACAAAAAGGAAAACATGAAAAATGGCTTTGATGACATTGACTACCTCTTGAATATGCAGGAAGAAATCAGGGAGTTTGAGTTGAAAGGATGA